A genome region from Psychrobacter jeotgali includes the following:
- a CDS encoding patatin-like phospholipase family protein yields the protein MPADSTAPVIDQPNVALVLGGGGAKGFAHVGVIKALEENGITPTLVVGTSVGSLVGSLYASGYSAAQLENLALTTPDSELMDFTLSNQGFVEGIKLRNFINAKVGERSIEDFPIGFAAVAAEKQTLKKTVFTQGNAGLAVQASCSVPNIFIAPRIPEKVGKKYIDGGVVSLVPVDSAHDLGADIVIAVDVTDANADKSSFNLASITSLTSFWGLLESRFASSSNSNATSSPTSTISERQRADIVITPSTGQISSLDTSQRRQLMTAGEQATTLQINAIKQLIANKTQSLYPQ from the coding sequence ATGCCCGCAGATTCGACAGCGCCAGTTATAGATCAGCCGAATGTAGCGTTGGTACTTGGCGGCGGCGGTGCTAAAGGCTTTGCCCATGTTGGGGTCATAAAAGCACTGGAAGAAAACGGTATTACCCCGACGTTGGTGGTTGGAACCAGTGTTGGTAGCTTGGTCGGCAGCCTCTATGCTAGCGGCTATAGCGCAGCGCAGTTAGAGAACCTAGCTTTGACTACCCCTGATAGCGAGCTTATGGACTTCACCTTATCCAATCAAGGCTTCGTTGAAGGCATCAAGCTTAGAAACTTTATTAATGCTAAAGTTGGCGAGCGCTCCATAGAGGATTTCCCCATTGGTTTTGCAGCCGTAGCCGCTGAGAAACAAACCCTTAAAAAAACAGTATTTACTCAAGGTAATGCCGGCTTAGCCGTACAAGCTTCTTGCAGCGTTCCCAATATTTTTATTGCACCGCGCATCCCTGAAAAGGTAGGCAAAAAGTATATCGATGGCGGCGTGGTCAGCTTAGTACCTGTCGATAGCGCCCATGATTTGGGCGCAGATATCGTTATTGCTGTCGATGTGACTGATGCTAATGCTGACAAATCCAGCTTTAATCTGGCTTCGATAACTTCATTAACTAGCTTTTGGGGTTTACTCGAGAGTCGTTTTGCCAGCAGTAGCAATAGTAATGCTACCAGCAGTCCTACTTCCACAATCAGTGAACGCCAGCGCGCCGATATTGTTATCACCCCAAGTACTGGTCAAATCAGCTCTTTAGATACTAGCCAGCGCCGTCAGCTTATGACAGCAGGCGAGCAAGCGACCACACTACAAATTAACGCTATCAAGCAACTGATCGCCAACAAAACTCAGAGCCTCTATCCACAGTAG